GTGCACAAGCATGGCGGCCTGTGGTTCTGGGACGAGTCCTTCATCATCTCGCGCCGCCAGGACCGGCTGTAGGATCGGTCCGCCGCTTGTTATGGCGCCAGCGCTGTCGCCACATAGATCAGCGCCGCCCCCAACACCGTCATGATCGTGGTGAGGAATTTGGGATGCGCGTGCTGGCTTTCCGGTACCAGGTCGCTGGCGCCGAGATAAAGAAACAACCCCGCGAACACCGCCAGCACGGTCGCGAAAGCCGGCCCCGCCGGATGCACGAGAAAGGTGAGGCCGACGCCCACCGCCGGCGCCACGGCATCGGCGAACAGCCAGCGCAGTCCGTCGCTCCGCGTTCCGCCGTTCTTCAACACGACGTTCATCGTGTTGATCCCGTCGGAGAAATCATGCGTCACCACCGCGATCGCCACCGTCAGCCCGATTGTGGCCGACACCTGGAAGGCGAAGCCGACCGCCAGCCCGTCGAACACGCTGTGCGCCACCAGCGTGACGGCGCCGAGCGCGCTGCGCGGCGGCGCGTGGCTGTGTCCATGGCCGTGATCCTCGCCCGCGTCATGGCCGTGCAGCAGCGCGACGCGGTCGAGCAGCAGGTAGAACAGGAACCCTGCCGCCACCCAGACCATCGTCGCCGCCGGATCGGCCGGCGCCAGGCGCACCGCCTCGGGCAAAAGATCGAAGAACGCGACGCCCACCACCGCGCCGGCGCTGAAGCCCAGGATCAGGTGGAGCCGGTCCTTGAGGCGCAGGGCGACAAGGCCGCCCAGCATCGTCGCCGCGAAAGCGGCCGACGCGATCAACAATGAAGCCATGGACGGGTTGCGTGCGGTTGCGTGTCTCGTGGGTCATACCATAGCATTCGTTTTCCGACGCACGGGATGATCATGGCCGCCGCCAAGAAGCGCACAGCGAAAAAAGCGAAAAAGAAGAAGGTCGCCAAGCCGGTCCGCAAGACCGCGCCGGCGCGCAGGAAGGCGCCTGCCAAAAAGAAGGCTCCGGCCAGGAAGAAGCGCCCGGTCAAACGCAAGAGCCCGCCGAAGCGCCGGCCCGATCCGGTGGACGAATCGTCCGACGAGAGCTTTCCCGCCAGCGATCCGCCGGCCTGGACGCCCGTCACCGGCGAAGGGTGACCGCGCCGGCCCGCGTTTAGCCTTGCCTGCGGCGGATTTTCTCTCCATACCGATCCCGGTTCTGTTCCGGAGACTCTATCGCGCGTCGCGCGTGGAAGGCCGCGCATGAAGATCAAGCTGCACAAGGGCGATCTGCCCGCCAATCTCGACCTCGGCCCGCTCGTCGCCATCGACAGCGAGACCCTGGGCCTCAACCCGTTCCGCGACCGGCTGTGCTTGGTGCAGCTCTCCGCCGGCGACGGCGTATGCCACGCGGTCCAGTTCGCGCCCGGCGAATACGCCGCGCCCAATCTGAAAAAGTTGCTGGCCGACCCGAACGTGACCAAGCTGTTCCACTTCGCGCGCTTCGATGTCGCCATGTTCCGCCGATATCTCGGCGTCGTCACCGCGCCGATCTACTGCACCAAGATCGCCTCCAAGCTGGTTCGGACGTACACGGACAAACACGGCCTGAAGGACCTTGTGAAGGAACTCCTCGGCGTCGATCTGTCGAAGGAGCAGCAGAGCTCCGACTGGGGCGCCCCCGTGCTGACCGAGAAGCAGCTCGCCTACGCCGCCAACGACGTCGCCTTCCTGCACCGGCTCAAGGATGCGCTCGACGCCATGCTGGCGCGCGAGCACCGCACGGCGCTGGCCAAGGCCTGCTTCGACTTCCTCCCCGCCCGCGCCGAGCTCGACCTCGCCGGCTGGGGAGACGTGGATATTTTCGCGCATTGATCGCCGCGCCTTTCCTCCCCCGCTGTCGCGGGGGAGGTGGCATGCCGTAGCGAAGCGAAGGCATGACGGAGGGGGCCGACGCCAGCACTGGCCCCCTCCGCCTCGCTGCGCTCGGCAACTCCCCCGCCACAGCGGGGGGGAGGAAGTTTGGTAAACGCCCCGTTTACCGCGCCGCAATAAAGTAACTTGAACCGGCCGCCCGGCTGAGACACATTTGGCACGATTTTCGCTTACAAGCGCGATCCGCCGAGGTCGCGACCGGGACAAGAAAGGCGAGCCACACGGGCATCGCCAATAAAAACAAGGGACTCCATGACGCCCGCCAAGATCCGTAGCGTCCGTCCGGCTGCCGTCAAAGCCCGCGACATCGCCGCCGCGCGCCGGGTCTTGCGCCACGCCACAGACGCCATCACGGTGCTCGGCGAGACGCTGAACGGCGAGTTCTCCCGCGCCATCGACGCCATCCTCGCGGTCAAGGGCCGCGTGATCGTCAGCGGCATGGGCAAGTCGGGCCACGTCGCGCGCAAGATCGCCGCCACGCTCGCCTCCACCGGCACCCCGGCCTTGTTCCTGCACCCCGCCGAAGCCAGCCATGGCGACCTCGGCATGGTCACGCGCGCCGACGCGCTTCTGATGCTGTCCAATTCCGGCGAGACCGCCGAGCTGACCGATCTCATCACCTACGGCAAGCGGCTTTCCATTCCGCTGATCGGCATGGCGAACAATCCCGACTCGCGCCTGCTCCAGGCTTCCGACATCCCGCTCCTCCTGCCCAAGGCGCAGGAGGCCTGCCCGATGGGCCTGGCGCCGACGACCTCGACCACGATGATGCTGGCGCTCGGCGACGCGCTGGCGGTGGCGCTGATGGAGCGGCGCGGCTTCTCCGCCGACCAGTATCGCGATTTCCATCCCGCCGGCGCGCTCGGCAAGAAACTGATCCGCGTCGGCGACATCATGCACAAGGGCGAGGAACTGCCGCTGGTCGGGCCGCAAACGCCGATGCGCGAGGCGATCATGGTGATGACCTCGGCCAAGTTCGGCATCGCCGGCTATGCCGGCGTGGTCGACGACACGGGCAGCCTCATCGGCATCATCACCGACGGCGATCTGCGCCGCCACATGGAAGACGACCTGCTCAACAAGCGGGCCGAGGGCGTGATGACGCCCAGGCCGAAGACCGTGGGGCCGGACATGCTGGCCTCCGAGGCGCTCACCTTCATGAACGCCAGGCCGCCGAAAGTGACCTATCTCTTCGTCGTCGATCCGAAGGACGAGCTGCGCCGCCCGGTCGGCTTCCTCAGCGTGCACGACATCCTGCGCGCGGGCCTTTCGTGAGGTCGAGGCGCGACACCGTGGGCGAGGCCGTGGCACAACCGATATCCCCGCCGCCGAACGGGCGCGTCCGCTCGCAGCGCGACTGGACGGCGCGGACCCGCGACACGGCGATGAACGCGCTGCGCTATTCGCGCTTCGTGGTGGTGATGAAGCGGGTGCTGCCGATCGCCGCCGGGCTGCTGATCGCCGCCGTGATCGCCTATTCGCTGATGCCGCGCCAGTCGGAGAAGATGTCGCTGGCGACCGAGAACTGGACCATCATCAACAACGATCTGACGATGACCAAGCCGCGCCTGACCGGCACCGACCGCAAGGGCAATCCCTTCGTCATCACCGCCGACGCGGCGGTGCAGGACCCGTCGGATGTCCGCCGCGCGACGCTCAAGACCGTGCAGGCCGACATGACCATCGACAAGACCCGCTGGCTGAACGCCACCGCGGCCAAGGGCTATATCGACATGGACAAGGGCGCGCTGGCGCTGGGCGGCGGCATCGCCGTGTTCTCCGACGACGGATACGAGATCCACACCGAACGGGTCGATATCGACCTCAAGAAGGGCCTGTTCCACGGCCCGGTCGCGGTGAACGGGCAGGGGCCGATGGGCACGTTCCGCGCCGATACTTTCGACGTCGACCGCAACAGCGGCGAGATCCAGCTACACGGGCATGTCCACATGACCATCCAGCCGCCGGCCTCCCGCAAGTGAGGCGCGCGCTCCTTCTTTGCCTGCTGCTTGGCGCCGGTCCCGCGCTGGCCGATCCCGCGGCGGCCATCCACCACAATTCCAGCGAGCCGATCGACGTGTCGGCCGATAATTTCGTCGCCGAGAAGGCGCCCGTGAAATCGGGCCCCGGCGTCATCAACGGCACCTATACCGGCAACGTCGTCATCCACCAGGGCGACATGCGGCTGCGCGCCGACACGGTGCGCATCCTCATCGTCGACGGCCATGCCGACCGGGCATTCGCCAACGGCCATATCGTCATCGACTCGCCGAACTCCGGAACCGCGACCGGCGATTCCGGCGTCTACGAGGTCGGTCCGCGCATCGCGACCCTGACCGGCCATGTCGTGCTGACCAAGGAGAAGAACGTGATGCGCGGCCAGCAGCTCACGGTGAACCTCGTCACCGGCGTCGCCAAGCTCGGCGGCGGCGTCGCCGGCACGCATGGCGGCCGCGTTCAGGGAATTTTCACGCCTCCGCCGCAGACCGGCGGCAAATGACGGCTTCATCCTTCCTTAAAGACGAATAGGCATGGTTCTTGCCGGAAACTGTGAACGCAAAGATGAGCATCAGCGACAGCCTCTCCGAAACATCCGCCCGCCCTCGCGTGATCGAAGGCGGCAAGGGGCTCGTCGCCACGCGCATCGCCAAGGCCTATAACCGCCGCCCCGTCGTCCGCTCGGTGAGCCTCACCTTGAAGCGCGGCGAAGTGGTGGGCCTGCTCGGCCCCAACGGCGCCGGCAAGACGACCTGCTTCTACATGATCTCCGGCCTCGTTCCGGCCGATGCCGGCACCATCGAGGTCGACGGCGTCGACGTCACCCGCATGCCGATGTACCGCCGCGCCCGGCTCGGCATCGGCTATCTGCCGCAGGAGGCGTCGATCTTCCGCGGCCTCACCGCCGAAGAGAACATCCGCGCCACCGCCGAATTGATCGAGCCCGATCCCAACCGCCTCAACGCCATGGTCGAGGAATTGCTCGCCGAGTTCGGCATCGGCCATGTCCGCCAGACCCCGGCCATCGCGCTGTCGGGCGGCGAGCGCCGCCGCGTCGAGATCGCCCGCGCGCTGGCGACCCATCCGTCCTACATCCTGCTCGACGAGCCGCTCGCGGGCATCGATCCCATCGCCGTTGCGGAAATCCGCGACCTCGTGGTCCATCTGAAGGACCGCGGCATCGGCGTGCTGATCACCGACCACAATGTGCGCGACGCGCTCGACATCATCGACCGCGCCTACATCCTGCATGACGGCCAGGTCATGAAAGAGGGCACGCCGGCCGAGATCGTCGCCGACCGCGACGTGCGGCGCGTCTATCTGGGCGAGAGGTTCTCGCTATAGCCATGGGCACCGGGGCGGCGACATGGCGGGCGTAGGACAAAGGCTGGAGATCCGGCAGGGCCAGGGCCTTGTCATGACCCCGCAATTGCAGCAGGCGATCAAGCTGCTGCAATTGTCGAATGTCGAGCTCGCCGAATATTGCGAGCAGGAGCTCGAGCGCAATCCCCTGCTCGAACGCGACGACGGGGCGCTGGCCGGCGAGCCGGAGCGCGAATTCGTCGAGGCGCCGGCGAAATCCGAGGCGCTCGACGCCGCGCTAGCGCGCGAGGATTTCTCCAAGGTCGCCGACCTCGATCCCGCCAGCCACGACAACATGTACGACGCCGAGCCGCCGCAACCGGCCGGCCCGCGCGAAAACGCCCAGCTCACCGACTGGAGCACCGTCAAGTCCGGCAACAGTTTCGAGGGCGACGAAGATCTTCTGGAATCCACCCTGGCCGACGGCGGCACGCTCAAGGACCATCTGCTCGACCAGGTCGGCATCGCCGCGCTCTCCGCCGAGAAGCGGCTGATCTGCCTGACGCTGATCGATTCGATCGACGAGGCCGGCTATCTGCGCGCCGACATCGCCGACATCGCCGAGCGCATGGGCGCCGATCTCGCGATGGTGAAGGACGTGCTGACGACGCTGCAGGGCTTCGATCCGGTCGGGGTCGGCGCGCGCGATCTCGCCGAATGCCTCGCGCTCCAACTCAAATCCCAGAACCGCTACGATCCCGCCATCGCCGCGCTCCTGACGCGGCTCGACCTCGTCGCCCGCCGCGACCTCTCCGCGCTGTCGCAGCTTTGCGGCGTCGACACCGACGACGTCGCCGACATGATCGCCGAGATCCGCGGCCTGACCCCCAAGCCCGGCCTCGCCTTCGGCAGCGAGCCGGTACAGCCGGTCGTGCCCGACGTCTTCGTGCGCGTCGGCGCCGATGGCGGCTGGGCGATCGAGCTCAACTCCGACACGCTGCCGCGCCTCCTGGTCAACGCCCGTTACTTCGCCAAGGTCTCCAAGGGCGCCCGCGACAAGGATTCGAAGAACTACCTCACCGAGTGCCTCAACAACGCCAACTGGCTGGTCAAGAGCCTGGACCAGCGCGCCCGCACCATCCTGAAGGTCTCCACCGAGATCGTGCGCCAGCAGGACGGCTTCCTGACCTATGGCGTGCGCCACCTGCGCCCCTTGAACCTGCGCACCATCGCCGACGCCATCGGCATGCACGAATCCACCGTCAGCCGCGTCACCTCGAACAAGTACATCTCCACGCCGCGCGGGCTGTTCGAGCTGAAATACTTCTTCACCGCCTCGATCCAGTCGATCAACGGCGCCGAGGCGCACTCCGCCGAAGCGGTGCGCGACCGCATCCGCGAGATGATCCAGAACGAGCAGCCCATCGAGATCCTCTCCGACGACCGCATCGTCTCGCTGCTCACCGCCGACGGCGTGAACATCGCGCGCCGCACCGTCGCCAAATACCGCGAGGCCATGCGCATCCCCTCCTCGGTGGAGCGCCGCCGCCTCAAGGGCGCGCAGGAACCGCAAGCCTCGGCATTTCGCTAGGGTTCGGCACGGAACTATCCGGAACGTCCCTTCGCGACTCACGTTACGACAAGGTTAGGAAGCGTCAGCACAATTCGACGTTCGGAGATTTTGGGCCCGTTTGCCGGATCCGACGCTCAACTTCGTTGAAAGTTGCCGGATCCGGCCTTCGGCGGTGCGTTGCCGGCCTCGCGGGAATGCACGCGGCCTCTTGGAGGCCGTGGCGTCTCGCATTACCTGGAGGGCCGGACGTGATCGTTACGACATCGACCCCGGATCAATCGCCGGTTGCGGCGCCGCGCACCGATGCCACAACCAAGACGATGGACAAATTGCTGCGGCAGCAGGCGGCCCTGGCCGAGTTCGGCAGCTTCGCCTTCGGCGAGGCCGACCTGCAGAAGATATTGAAGCAGGCGGCCCGCATCTGCGCCGCCAGTCTGGACGTGCCGTTCGCCAAGGTCTGCCGCTACCGCGCGGACAAGAACGATCTTCTGGTCGTGGCGGGTTGCGGCTGGCATACGGGCGTGGTCGGCCATGTCGTTTCGGCGGCCGACGAAAGCTCGACGCAGGGCCGCGCCTTCGTCACCGGCGAGCCGGTGATCCTCAAGGACATCGCGAAGGGCACGGGCTACAAGCTTGCGCCGTTCTACGCGGAACACGGCATCGTCTCGACCGTCGATGTCCTGATCAAGGGCCGGGGCGGGCCCTGGGGCGTGCTGGAGGTCGACAGCGCGACCGCGCGCAAATTCGACCGCTACGACATCGTGTTCCTGACCGGTTTCGCCAACGTCCTCGCCGAAGCCGCCGCCACCGCCGAACACATCGTGAGTCTGCGGGCCGTGGTCCAGCAGACCCAGTCGCTTCTCGCGCAGAAGGAGAAGCTGCTCGCCGAGCGTCGGATATCGGAACGCGCCCTGCGCGATCTGCAGGCGGAGCTCCTGAGGGTTGCCCGGCTGAACATGATGGGCCAGATGACGGCGGCCATCGCGCACGAACTCAACCAGCCCCTGTCGGCGATCGCGAACTATATCGCGGCCGCCAAGCGCACGCTCAAATCCGCCGAGCCCGACGGGATGGCCGGCCTGCCGGACATCATCGGCAAGGCGGCCGAGCAGACCCGGCGCGCCGGCGAAATCATCAAGAACCTGCGCAAGTTCGTCGAGAAGCGCGAGAGCGCCCGCTCCTCGCAGGACCTCGCAGATGTCGTGAAGCGGTCCTTGTCGCTCGCGACCTACAGCGCCCTCGACGAAAAGGTCGAGGTGACGCTGAAGCTCGAGGCGAATCTGCCGCCGGTGGCGATCGACGCGGTGCAGGTCCAGCAGGTCCTCACCAATCTCATCTGCAACAGCGTCGAGGCCATGCGTCCTCTCGACAAGCGCGAATTGCTGATCGTGACCGAGCGCGGCGACGCGGGCTTCGCCAACGTCATCGTGCAGGACACCGGCCCCGGCCTGCCGATCCGGGTGCGCGAGAATCTGTTCCAGCCCTTCGTGACGACGAAAGACGCCGGCATGGGCCTGGGGCTCAACATCTGCGAGGTCCTGGTCAACGCGAATGGCGGGCGCATATCGCTGGTCGAGGGGCTGAAGGAAGGCACCGGCTTCCGCGTCAGCCTGCCGCTCGCGCGCGCCGCCTGAGCCGTTCCGCGCGAAGAATCGCGGCCTTCCCGACATCGTTAATTGCAGAATTGACATTGGGAAAAGCTGGGCCTACACACCCGCGCCCTTTCGCGTTGGGCGCATGTCTTGAAAGCGGAACATTTGTGACGCAAACAGTGTCTGGGCCAGCACAGAAGAAGGCCATGCGGGTACGGGTTTCAGGCAAGCAGGTCCAGATCGGCGAGACGCTTCCGGCCGGGGTCCGGGCGCGCCTCGAAGAGACGGTGGCCAAGCATTTCGACGGCGGCGCCGACGCCAATGTCGTGTTCTCCCACACCGGTCCGTTCTACCGCGTCGACTGCACGCTGCATCTGGACTCCAAGACGATCATAAAATCGGAAGGCGAGGGAGCCGACGCGCATCGGGCATTCGACACGGCGTTTCTCCACATCGAGGCCCAGCTTCGTCGATACAAGCGCAAGCTCAAGAACCATCACCCCAAGGCCCGCGCGCGCGCAAGCGCCGCGAGCTGACGGCATCGAAAAGGTCGCTCATGAAGATCTCCGATCTGCTCCAGCCTTCCGGCGTGGTCGCGACGCTCAAGGTTCACGGCAAGAAGCAGCTCCTGCAGGAGCTCGCGGCGCGCGCCGCCACGCTGGTGCGCCAGCCCGAGCGCAAGATCTTCGAGACGCTGATGGAGCGCGAGCGCCTCGGCACCACCGGGGTGGGGCAGGGCATCGCGATCCCGCACGGCCGTCTCGCCGATCTCAAGGACATCGTCGGCGTGTTCGCGCGGCTGGAATCGCCGATCGACTACGACGCGGTGGACAACCAGCCGTCGATCTCGTCTTCATGCTGCTGGCGCCCGAAGGCGCCGGCGCCGATCACCTGAAGGCGCTGGCCCGCGTCTCGCGCCTGTTGCGCAACCAGCAGGCCACCGAGAAGTTGCGCGCCGCCAAGACCGCCGAGGCGCTCTACGCCATCCTCACCGAGCCGACCGGCGCCAGCGGCCAGCAGGCGGCCTGACCGTCACGGGCCCGCGCCGCGCGGCTTCAAGCCGACGCGTTCCAGGCGCTTGTCCAATCCGCGCAGCATCGCCGTCAGGTGATCGGGCGAGCGCGGTGACGCGCCAGGGCCGGTGGCGCGTCGCCGGCATCACGATCTGCAGATCGACCTCGCACGGGCACTGTTCCACCAGGACCGGTTCGAGCAATCCCTTTTCGATGTCCTCCACCACGTCCCAGGCGGATTTCAGGATCACGCCCTTGCCCTCGATCGCCCAGCGCCGCAGCAGGTCGCCGTCATTCGCGTCGCGGTCGCCGAACACCTTGCGCGTCGTCACCGCGCCGTCGCCGAGGAACGGCCAGTCGTCGAACCGCCTGCCGTTGCGCGCAGGGACCATGCAGTTCATCCGCAACAGGTCGGCCGGATGGCTCGGCCGCCCGACGCGGTCGAGATAGCTTGGCGCCGCGACCGGAGGCGCCGGTTGGTGGAGATGCGCCGCAGATGCAGCAGGCTGTCCGGCAGCCTTCCATACCGCACGGCGATGTCGATGCCCGCCTCGTTCAGGTCGAGCGTCGTGTCCGACAGCACCAGGCTGGTCGTCACGCCCGGATGGGCCGCCATGAACCGGTCGAGCGCCGGCGCCACGTAATTGCGGCCCATGTCCCAGGGCGCGGTGACGCGCACCAGGCCCTTCAGGCTGCCGCGCTCATGGACGAATTCCTGCTGCAGGTCGTCGACATCGGTCAGCACACGGCGGGGCGGTCTCCAGGAAGCGCTCGCCCGGCTCGGTCAGTTGCAGC
Above is a window of Rhizomicrobium sp. DNA encoding:
- a CDS encoding ZIP family metal transporter → MASLLIASAAFAATMLGGLVALRLKDRLHLILGFSAGAVVGVAFFDLLPEAVRLAPADPAATMVWVAAGFLFYLLLDRVALLHGHDAGEDHGHGHSHAPPRSALGAVTLVAHSVFDGLAVGFAFQVSATIGLTVAIAVVTHDFSDGINTMNVVLKNGGTRSDGLRWLFADAVAPAVGVGLTFLVHPAGPAFATVLAVFAGLFLYLGASDLVPESQHAHPKFLTTIMTVLGAALIYVATALAP
- a CDS encoding KpsF/GutQ family sugar-phosphate isomerase; this translates as MTPAKIRSVRPAAVKARDIAAARRVLRHATDAITVLGETLNGEFSRAIDAILAVKGRVIVSGMGKSGHVARKIAATLASTGTPALFLHPAEASHGDLGMVTRADALLMLSNSGETAELTDLITYGKRLSIPLIGMANNPDSRLLQASDIPLLLPKAQEACPMGLAPTTSTTMMLALGDALAVALMERRGFSADQYRDFHPAGALGKKLIRVGDIMHKGEELPLVGPQTPMREAIMVMTSAKFGIAGYAGVVDDTGSLIGIITDGDLRRHMEDDLLNKRAEGVMTPRPKTVGPDMLASEALTFMNARPPKVTYLFVVDPKDELRRPVGFLSVHDILRAGLS
- the lptC gene encoding LPS export ABC transporter periplasmic protein LptC — its product is MAQPISPPPNGRVRSQRDWTARTRDTAMNALRYSRFVVVMKRVLPIAAGLLIAAVIAYSLMPRQSEKMSLATENWTIINNDLTMTKPRLTGTDRKGNPFVITADAAVQDPSDVRRATLKTVQADMTIDKTRWLNATAAKGYIDMDKGALALGGGIAVFSDDGYEIHTERVDIDLKKGLFHGPVAVNGQGPMGTFRADTFDVDRNSGEIQLHGHVHMTIQPPASRK
- a CDS encoding LptA/OstA family protein → MRRALLLCLLLGAGPALADPAAAIHHNSSEPIDVSADNFVAEKAPVKSGPGVINGTYTGNVVIHQGDMRLRADTVRILIVDGHADRAFANGHIVIDSPNSGTATGDSGVYEVGPRIATLTGHVVLTKEKNVMRGQQLTVNLVTGVAKLGGGVAGTHGGRVQGIFTPPPQTGGK
- the lptB gene encoding LPS export ABC transporter ATP-binding protein, giving the protein MSISDSLSETSARPRVIEGGKGLVATRIAKAYNRRPVVRSVSLTLKRGEVVGLLGPNGAGKTTCFYMISGLVPADAGTIEVDGVDVTRMPMYRRARLGIGYLPQEASIFRGLTAEENIRATAELIEPDPNRLNAMVEELLAEFGIGHVRQTPAIALSGGERRRVEIARALATHPSYILLDEPLAGIDPIAVAEIRDLVVHLKDRGIGVLITDHNVRDALDIIDRAYILHDGQVMKEGTPAEIVADRDVRRVYLGERFSL
- the rpoN gene encoding RNA polymerase factor sigma-54, whose translation is MAGVGQRLEIRQGQGLVMTPQLQQAIKLLQLSNVELAEYCEQELERNPLLERDDGALAGEPEREFVEAPAKSEALDAALAREDFSKVADLDPASHDNMYDAEPPQPAGPRENAQLTDWSTVKSGNSFEGDEDLLESTLADGGTLKDHLLDQVGIAALSAEKRLICLTLIDSIDEAGYLRADIADIAERMGADLAMVKDVLTTLQGFDPVGVGARDLAECLALQLKSQNRYDPAIAALLTRLDLVARRDLSALSQLCGVDTDDVADMIAEIRGLTPKPGLAFGSEPVQPVVPDVFVRVGADGGWAIELNSDTLPRLLVNARYFAKVSKGARDKDSKNYLTECLNNANWLVKSLDQRARTILKVSTEIVRQQDGFLTYGVRHLRPLNLRTIADAIGMHESTVSRVTSNKYISTPRGLFELKYFFTASIQSINGAEAHSAEAVRDRIREMIQNEQPIEILSDDRIVSLLTADGVNIARRTVAKYREAMRIPSSVERRRLKGAQEPQASAFR
- a CDS encoding ATP-binding protein yields the protein MIVTTSTPDQSPVAAPRTDATTKTMDKLLRQQAALAEFGSFAFGEADLQKILKQAARICAASLDVPFAKVCRYRADKNDLLVVAGCGWHTGVVGHVVSAADESSTQGRAFVTGEPVILKDIAKGTGYKLAPFYAEHGIVSTVDVLIKGRGGPWGVLEVDSATARKFDRYDIVFLTGFANVLAEAAATAEHIVSLRAVVQQTQSLLAQKEKLLAERRISERALRDLQAELLRVARLNMMGQMTAAIAHELNQPLSAIANYIAAAKRTLKSAEPDGMAGLPDIIGKAAEQTRRAGEIIKNLRKFVEKRESARSSQDLADVVKRSLSLATYSALDEKVEVTLKLEANLPPVAIDAVQVQQVLTNLICNSVEAMRPLDKRELLIVTERGDAGFANVIVQDTGPGLPIRVRENLFQPFVTTKDAGMGLGLNICEVLVNANGGRISLVEGLKEGTGFRVSLPLARAA
- the raiA gene encoding ribosome-associated translation inhibitor RaiA; translation: MRVRVSGKQVQIGETLPAGVRARLEETVAKHFDGGADANVVFSHTGPFYRVDCTLHLDSKTIIKSEGEGADAHRAFDTAFLHIEAQLRRYKRKLKNHHPKARARASAAS
- a CDS encoding LysR substrate-binding domain-containing protein; amino-acid sequence: MLTDVDDLQQEFVHERGSLKGLVRVTAPWDMGRNYVAPALDRFMAAHPGVTTSLVLSDTTLDLNEAGIDIAVRYGRLPDSLLHLRRISTNRRLRSRRQAISTASGGRAIRPTCCG